A DNA window from Malus domestica chromosome 12, GDT2T_hap1 contains the following coding sequences:
- the LOC114819912 gene encoding protein MODIFIER OF SNC1 11-like isoform X1, protein MATDTQKPSDPITTLEAPKKTLESSPAPPTATISDRPDNPSADTPSDPPPSSEVDSKVNGSKADSEDPKTDSATGDAAAPATAIEKKMRRAERFGISVQLTEKEKRNSRAERFGTVSTSHGSEASKKSEDLKRKARAERFGLPGPAVVGDEDAKKKARLARFAPNAKPDAKTDPQEEEKRKARALRFSNTSKGSLTQVNDKGNVEQAAIAGSAGGEV, encoded by the exons ATGGCCACCGACACACAGAAGCCCAGCGACCCCATCACCACCTTAGAAGCCCCAAAGAAAACCCTAGAATCCTCCCCGGCCCCACCCACCGCCACAATTTCAGATCGACCCGATAATCCGTCCGCTGACACTCCCTCCGATCCACCTCCGTCGTCCGAGGTTGACTCCAAAGTAAACGGGTCTAAGGCTGACTCTGAGGATCCCAAGACTGACTCTGCCACCGGTGACGCGGCTGCTCCGGCTACCGCCATTGAGAAGAAGATGCGCCGTGCCGAGCGGTTTGGGATATCCGTGCAGCTCACAGAAAAAGAGAAACGCAACTCTCGCGCTGAGAG GTTTGGTACTGTTTCTACATCACACGGATCCGAAGCATCTAAAAAATCAGAGGACTTGAAGAGGAAGGCTAGAGCAGAGAG GTTTGGGCTTCCTGGCCCTGCTGTGGTGGGTGATGAGGATGCAAAGAAGAAGGCTCGTCTTGCTCGGTTTGCTCCTAATGCCAAACCAGATGCTAAAACTGATCctcaggaagaagaaaaaagaaaggcgAGGGCTCTCAG GTTTTCAAACACCTCAAAAGGTTCTCTTACTCAAGTGAATGATAAGGGTAATGTTGAGCAG GCAGCCATAGCAGGCAGCGCCGGTGGAGAGGTTTGA
- the LOC103423404 gene encoding glutathione S-transferase L3-like, which produces MAYRHEDLPPPLDSTSSPPPLFDGTTRLYVNYSCPFAQRVWITRNYKGLQDKIKLVPINLQNRPDWYKEKVYPGNKVPALEHNGKVIGESLDLIKYIDSNFEGPSLSPKDDPERKKFGEELLTYVDTFTGSLYRSFKGDAVKAADEQFDYLENALKKFDDGPYFLGQFSLVDIAYIPFIERFQVFLSDVFKYDITAGRPKLAAWFEEINKIEAYKVTKTDPKELVAFYKKRFLEQQ; this is translated from the exons ATGGCTTACAG GCATGAGGACCTTCCTCCACCTTTGGATTCCACTTCCTCCCCACCTCCTCTCTTTGACGGCACTACAAG GTTGTACGTAAATTACTCATGTCCATTTGCGCAGCGGGTTTGGATCACTAGGAACTATAAG GGTTTGCAAGACAAGATTAAGCTAGTCCCTATAAATCTTCAAAACAGGCCTGATTGGTACAAGGAAAAGGTCTACCCTGGAAACAAG GTGCCAGCTCTGGAGCACAATGGAAAAGTCATTGGAGAAAGTCTTGATCTGATCAAATACATCGATAGCAACTTCGAAGGGCCTTCACTTTCCCCCAAG GACGATCCTGAGAGAAAAAAGTTTGGTGAAGAATTGTTAACTTACGTCGATACCTTCACGGGGTCCTTGTATCGCTCATTCAAAGGAGACGCGGTAAAAGCAGCTG ATGAGCAGTTTGATTACTTGGAAAATGCTCTTAAGAAATTTGATGACGGGCCATATTTTCTGGGCCAGTTCAGTTTG GTGGACATAGCCTATATCCCGTTTATTGAGCGATTCCAAGTCTTCTTATCAGACGTATTCAAGTATGACATCACAGCAGGGAGGCCCAAACTAGCAGCATGGTTCGAG GAAATCAATAAGATTGAGGCATACAAGGTAACCAAAACTGATCCAAAGGAGCTTGTTGCATTCTACAAGAAACGCTTCCTG GAGCAGCAGTAA
- the LOC103423396 gene encoding probable protein phosphatase 2C 38, with translation MVSGFEGYKDLENGVSGLEHKQKLELGLSLILALVALDIDLVNFSILLCVIKWLLGKMVRSCWRPSAVDDGLRRGGEASGQVDGLLWYKDFGQHAWGKFSMAAVQANSVIEDQSQIESGPLCTTKSGLGTFVGVYDGHGGPEASRYVNENLFRNLKRIAAEHRCMSETVIKKAYLATEESFLSVVKKQWQSKPQIASTGTCCLVGIICNGLLYTANVGDSRVVLGKLERETKEVTAIQLSAEHNASIESVREELRSLHPHDSQIVVLRHQVWRVKGLIQVSRSIGDAYLKNAEFNREPLPLKYRLPEPFLKPILIPEPEVSVIKLRPEDQFLIFASDGLWEHLSNQDAVDIVNNYPRKGIARKLIEAALQAAAKKREVRYTDLRIIERGVRRHFHDDITVVVLFLNPSLLKNGGSPRRSQFSLKPSF, from the exons ATGGTGTCTGGTTTTGAAGGGTATAAGGATCTTGAGAATGGGGTTTCGGGTTTGGAACATAAACAGAAACTTGAACTAGGGTTAAGTCTAATTCTTGCTCTTGTCGCTCTCGATATCGATTTGGTCAATTTTTCGATTTTGTTGTGTGTTATAAAGTGGTTGCTTGGAAAAATGGTTAGGTCATGTTGGAGGCCATCTGCAGTGGATGATGGACTTCGACGTGGCGGGGAAGCCAGCGGCCAGGTTGATGGGTTGTTGTGGTACAAGGACTTTGGGCAGCATGCTTGGGGAAAATTCTCAATGGCTGCCGTTCAGGCCAATTCTGTTATCGAGGATCAAAGCCAGATCGAATCCGGTCCTTTGTGTACAACAAAATCCGGTCTGGGAACTTTCGTTGGAGTTTATGATGGACATGGAGGGCCTGAAGCTTCAAGATATGTCAATGAAAATCTCTTCCGCAATCTAAAAA GGATTGCAGCTGAGCATCGATGCATGTCGGAAACCGTGATCAAGAAGGCGTACTTGGCGACGGAAGAGAGTTTTCTATCGGTGGTGAAGAAGCAGTGGCAAAGCAAGCCACAAATTGCATCTACAGGAACATGTTGTTTGGTGGGGATAATATGCAATGGACTGCTTTACACGGCAAATGTTGGGGACTCTAGAGTGGTTCTGGGAAAACTAGAAAGGGAAACTAAAGAAGTCACGGCCATTCAATTATCTGCAGAGCACAATGCAAGCATAGAATCAGTGAGAGAGGAACTGCGGTCGTTGCATCCACACGATTCACAGATTGTCGTTTTAAGGCACCAAGTTTGGCGCGTGAAGGGCCTCATTCAG GTTTCGAGATCAATTGGTGACGCGTACTTAAAGAACGCAGAGTTCAACAGAGAGCCTCTACCTCTAAAATATAGGCTACCTGAACCTTTTCTCAAGCCAATTCTAATCCCGGAACCAGAAGTATCAGTAATTAAACTCCGACCGGAAGATCAGTTTCTCATATTTGCTTCTGATGGTCTGTGGGAGCATCTTAGCAACCAGGATGCCGTCGACATTGTCAACAATTACCCCCGCAAG GGAATAGCAAGGAAGCTGATTGAAGCTGCACTACAAGCAGCAGCCAAGAAAAGGGAAGTGAGGTATACAGACTTGAGGATTATCGAACGCGGAGTACGACGGCATTTTCACGACGACATCACTGTGGTGGTGTTGTTTCTAAATCCAAGCCTGTTGAAAAATGGAGGCTCCCCTCGCAGGTCTCAGTTTTCATTAAAACCCAGCTTCTAG
- the LOC114819912 gene encoding protein MODIFIER OF SNC1 11-like isoform X2, with product MATDTQKPSDPITTLEAPKKTLESSPAPPTATISDRPDNPSADTPSDPPPSSEVDSKVNGSKADSEDPKTDSATGDAAAPATAIEKKMRRAERFGISVQLTEKEKRNSRAERFGTVSTSHGSEASKKSEDLKRKARAERFGLPGPAVVGDEDAKKKARLARFAPNAKPDAKTDPQEEEKRKARALRFSNTSKGSLTQVNDKGNVEQKAAIAGSAGGEV from the exons ATGGCCACCGACACACAGAAGCCCAGCGACCCCATCACCACCTTAGAAGCCCCAAAGAAAACCCTAGAATCCTCCCCGGCCCCACCCACCGCCACAATTTCAGATCGACCCGATAATCCGTCCGCTGACACTCCCTCCGATCCACCTCCGTCGTCCGAGGTTGACTCCAAAGTAAACGGGTCTAAGGCTGACTCTGAGGATCCCAAGACTGACTCTGCCACCGGTGACGCGGCTGCTCCGGCTACCGCCATTGAGAAGAAGATGCGCCGTGCCGAGCGGTTTGGGATATCCGTGCAGCTCACAGAAAAAGAGAAACGCAACTCTCGCGCTGAGAG GTTTGGTACTGTTTCTACATCACACGGATCCGAAGCATCTAAAAAATCAGAGGACTTGAAGAGGAAGGCTAGAGCAGAGAG GTTTGGGCTTCCTGGCCCTGCTGTGGTGGGTGATGAGGATGCAAAGAAGAAGGCTCGTCTTGCTCGGTTTGCTCCTAATGCCAAACCAGATGCTAAAACTGATCctcaggaagaagaaaaaagaaaggcgAGGGCTCTCAG GTTTTCAAACACCTCAAAAGGTTCTCTTACTCAAGTGAATGATAAGGGTAATGTTGAGCAG aagGCAGCCATAGCAGGCAGCGCCGGTGGAGAGGTTTGA
- the LOC103430349 gene encoding thylakoid membrane protein TERC, chloroplastic-like isoform X2 has translation MMGTASVIHNGVHIHLKLNSRLPRLSSPYPSPNWSRPHFVHNHIVSVRTEEKRGDSASCDGISNVEISHDDSPEKIKGREAYAASAKTVALWVCAAVAFGIGVGFKDGVGKATEFISGIGYFHMVLPEQWSFVSPTTLERFEVVNLFLASVLLYSSIKLFSSEEDDTDLSNNFIVKTCQRFIPVTSTYDVNRFFTFQDGVRKATPLLLTVAVIELSDVAFAVDSIPAVFGVTRDPFIVSSSNLFAIVGLRSLYRLISEGMSDLEYLQPSIAVVLSFIGCKLILDFFWVPRIDRGVSWLCSYKYK, from the exons ATGATGGGCACGGCTTCCGTCATCCATAACGGCGTCCACATCCATCTGAAGCTCAATTCCCGCCTGCCTAGGCTTTCATCGCCATATCCATCCCCAAATTGGAGTAGGCCCCACTTCGTTCACAATCACATCGTTTCCGTCCGTACAG AAGAAAAGAGGGGCGATTCTGCGTCATGTGATGGCATTAGTAATGTGGAAATCTCTCATGATGACTCTCCGGAGAAAATTAAGGGGCGCGAAGCTTATGCTGCTTCTGCAAAAACTGTAGCCTTGTGG GTGTGTGCTGCGGTAGCATTTGGTATTGGTGTGGGATTTAAAGACGGAGTTGGCAAGGCGACGGAGTTCATTTCAGG AATCGGGTACTTTCATATGGTATTGCCGGAGCAGTGGTCTTTCGTTTCCCCAACCACACTTGAG AGGTTTGAGGTGGTAAATCTTTTCCTGGCCTCAGTACTCCTTTACTCATCAATCAAG CTATTTTCCAGTGAAGAAGATGACACTGATCTATCCAACAATTTTATTGTGAAGACATGCCAGAGATTTATCCCTGTCACAT CTACTTATGATGTCAATCGATTCTTTACATTTCAAGATGGTGTCCGGAAG GCCACACCTTTACTTCTCACGGTAGCAGTTATCGAGCTCAGTGACGTAGCATTCGCT GTCGACTCTATACCAGCAGTATTTGGCGTTACTAGGGATCCTTTTATAGTTTCCAGTTCTAATCTTTTTGCCATCGTAG GTTTAAGGTCGCTTTACAGACTCATTTCGGAGGGTATGTCAGACTTGGAGTATTTGCAG CCTTCAATTGCTGTTGTTTTGAGCTTTATCGGGTGTAAGCTGATCCTGGATTTTTTTTG GGTTCCACGTATCGACCGAGGTGTCTCTTGGCTTTGTAGCtacaagtacaaataa
- the LOC103430349 gene encoding thylakoid membrane protein TERC, chloroplastic-like isoform X1 — protein MMGTASVIHNGVHIHLKLNSRLPRLSSPYPSPNWSRPHFVHNHIVSVRTEEKRGDSASCDGISNVEISHDDSPEKIKGREAYAASAKTVALWVCAAVAFGIGVGFKDGVGKATEFISGMYQVFTGTKLVSRQSFCLCSSFQVLQSATYVSESGTFIWYCRSSGLSFPQPHLSEEDDTDLSNNFIVKTCQRFIPVTSTYDVNRFFTFQDGVRKATPLLLTVAVIELSDVAFAVDSIPAVFGVTRDPFIVSSSNLFAIVGLRSLYRLISEGMSDLEYLQPSIAVVLSFIGCKLILDFFWVPRIDRGVSWLCSYKYK, from the exons ATGATGGGCACGGCTTCCGTCATCCATAACGGCGTCCACATCCATCTGAAGCTCAATTCCCGCCTGCCTAGGCTTTCATCGCCATATCCATCCCCAAATTGGAGTAGGCCCCACTTCGTTCACAATCACATCGTTTCCGTCCGTACAG AAGAAAAGAGGGGCGATTCTGCGTCATGTGATGGCATTAGTAATGTGGAAATCTCTCATGATGACTCTCCGGAGAAAATTAAGGGGCGCGAAGCTTATGCTGCTTCTGCAAAAACTGTAGCCTTGTGG GTGTGTGCTGCGGTAGCATTTGGTATTGGTGTGGGATTTAAAGACGGAGTTGGCAAGGCGACGGAGTTCATTTCAGG GATGTATCAGGTATTTACTGGAACAAAGCTTGTCAGTAGACAATCTTTTTGTCTTTGTTCTAGTTTTCAAGTACTTCAAAGTGCCACTTATGTATCAG AATCGGGTACTTTCATATGGTATTGCCGGAGCAGTGGTCTTTCGTTTCCCCAACCACACTTGAG TGAAGAAGATGACACTGATCTATCCAACAATTTTATTGTGAAGACATGCCAGAGATTTATCCCTGTCACAT CTACTTATGATGTCAATCGATTCTTTACATTTCAAGATGGTGTCCGGAAG GCCACACCTTTACTTCTCACGGTAGCAGTTATCGAGCTCAGTGACGTAGCATTCGCT GTCGACTCTATACCAGCAGTATTTGGCGTTACTAGGGATCCTTTTATAGTTTCCAGTTCTAATCTTTTTGCCATCGTAG GTTTAAGGTCGCTTTACAGACTCATTTCGGAGGGTATGTCAGACTTGGAGTATTTGCAG CCTTCAATTGCTGTTGTTTTGAGCTTTATCGGGTGTAAGCTGATCCTGGATTTTTTTTG GGTTCCACGTATCGACCGAGGTGTCTCTTGGCTTTGTAGCtacaagtacaaataa